In one window of Candidatus Nitrosocosmicus arcticus DNA:
- a CDS encoding pyridoxamine 5'-phosphate oxidase family protein, which yields MFQLTPSEFKFTIENECCRLATSFKDRPHVVPVSYIYENNFFYISTDYHTKKLYNVNKNPNVSLAVDIYKPNQNKGIVVNGIVRLIENGQIYDKIYLLFYRKFEWVRNDPWKEGEAPFLEIKPYEKTSWGIN from the coding sequence ATGTTCCAATTAACCCCTAGCGAGTTTAAATTTACTATAGAAAATGAGTGTTGTAGATTAGCAACTTCTTTTAAAGATAGACCTCACGTAGTACCGGTTTCATACATCTACGAAAACAATTTCTTTTATATTTCAACTGATTATCACACAAAAAAATTATACAACGTCAATAAAAATCCTAACGTCAGTTTAGCTGTAGACATTTACAAACCAAATCAGAACAAGGGGATCGTTGTAAACGGGATAGTCAGACTAATTGAGAATGGCCAAATATATGACAAAATTTACTTGCTTTTTTATCGCAAATTTGAGTGGGTTCGAAATGATCCTTGGAAAGAGGGGGAAGCACCTTTTTTAGAAATCAAACCGTATGAAAAGACTAGTTGGGGAATTAACTGA